The following coding sequences lie in one Pseudomonas monsensis genomic window:
- a CDS encoding ShlB/FhaC/HecB family hemolysin secretion/activation protein — protein MPFPFCAVFRRCSTLCPLLSAFVLSVCASSIEAAEPTAPGQEVLRQQQQQQRDLQQLQLEQRRRQLERGAFGPAPTTPVVAQTVEPDEQCWPLSGTRIGGVTLIDSDKLNARIKPLLAPCMGVRQINHLLATITAIYVEKGYIASRPYLLSAPAAAQSLDIRVDEGYIESIELADQRLPLSLGGAFPGMLGEPLNLRDLEQGLDQLNRLRSVDLTADIAPGSQPGASRIILRSRTAGQSRWALNAGIDNLGSASTGRDRDSVSLSFDSPLQLNDLLSLSASDTLNQGDRYNRNASLYYAIPYGYWTYSVFASHAEYRAPFKLPSVTFHSTGITDQISLRADRVLWRDQSRQLSANLQLAHKDVDSYLQDVRLGIQSPTLTVAEAGLNLFWLDRAVWNLDVNYAQGLRWLGADDDAQQPINNLPKAQFRKYRAGLSQWRNGQLGEQAWQWQSQLNVQYSPDPLPAIEQLLGTDDSAVRGYRVSSASGASGAIWRNTLRLPLRSAWPVQITPRVGLDQGWIKADHGAQGQRLSGASVGLNLGWKNLQVDVDYQRSLNTPSGLQHEPQTWLMRVGLQI, from the coding sequence GTGCCGTTTCCGTTTTGCGCTGTTTTTCGTCGTTGTTCCACGCTTTGCCCGCTGCTGTCGGCCTTTGTGTTGAGTGTGTGTGCCTCCTCGATTGAAGCCGCCGAGCCGACCGCACCGGGCCAGGAAGTGCTGCGCCAGCAGCAGCAACAGCAACGCGATCTGCAACAACTGCAACTGGAACAGCGCCGCCGTCAGCTGGAGCGCGGGGCTTTCGGTCCGGCACCCACGACCCCGGTCGTAGCGCAAACCGTCGAGCCGGATGAACAGTGCTGGCCGTTAAGCGGCACGCGCATCGGCGGCGTCACGCTGATCGACAGTGACAAACTCAACGCGCGGATCAAACCGTTGCTCGCGCCGTGCATGGGCGTCAGGCAGATCAACCATCTGCTGGCGACCATCACGGCGATTTACGTCGAGAAGGGCTACATCGCCAGTCGCCCTTATCTGCTCAGCGCGCCGGCGGCGGCGCAGTCGCTGGACATCAGGGTCGACGAGGGCTACATCGAGTCCATCGAGCTGGCCGATCAGCGTTTGCCGCTGTCCCTCGGCGGTGCGTTCCCCGGCATGCTCGGCGAGCCGCTGAACCTGCGCGATCTGGAGCAAGGTCTTGATCAACTCAATCGCCTGCGCTCGGTCGATCTGACCGCCGACATCGCCCCCGGCAGCCAGCCCGGCGCTTCGCGGATCATCCTGCGTTCGCGCACTGCGGGGCAGTCGCGCTGGGCCTTGAATGCGGGCATCGACAACCTCGGCAGCGCCAGCACCGGACGTGATCGCGACAGCGTCAGCCTGAGCTTCGACAGTCCGCTGCAACTCAACGACTTGTTGAGCCTTAGCGCCAGCGACACGTTGAATCAGGGCGACCGCTATAACCGCAACGCCAGCCTGTATTACGCGATCCCTTACGGCTACTGGACCTATAGTGTGTTCGCCAGCCATGCCGAATACCGCGCGCCATTCAAACTGCCGAGCGTGACCTTCCACAGCACTGGCATCACCGACCAGATCAGCCTGCGCGCCGACCGCGTGTTGTGGCGCGATCAGAGCCGCCAGCTCAGCGCCAACCTGCAACTGGCGCACAAGGATGTCGATAGCTATCTGCAAGACGTGCGGCTCGGCATTCAGAGTCCGACCCTGACCGTGGCCGAGGCCGGACTCAATCTGTTCTGGCTTGACCGTGCGGTGTGGAACCTCGACGTCAATTACGCGCAGGGCCTGCGCTGGCTCGGTGCCGATGACGACGCGCAGCAACCGATCAACAACCTGCCCAAGGCACAGTTTCGCAAGTACCGCGCCGGCCTCAGTCAGTGGCGCAACGGTCAACTCGGCGAGCAGGCGTGGCAGTGGCAGAGCCAGCTCAACGTGCAGTACAGCCCCGATCCGTTGCCGGCGATCGAACAACTGCTCGGCACCGACGATTCGGCGGTGCGCGGCTATCGGGTCAGCAGCGCTTCGGGCGCCAGCGGCGCAATCTGGCGCAACACCCTGCGCCTGCCGCTGCGCAGCGCATGGCCGGTGCAGATCACGCCGCGCGTGGGCCTCGACCAAGGCTGGATCAAGGCTGATCACGGCGCTCAAGGCCAACGCCTGAGCGGCGCCAGTGTCGGCTTGAACCTGGGCTGGAAAAACCTGCAGGTGGACGTCGATTACCAACGCAGCCTCAACACCCCAAGCGGTCTGCAGCACGAGCCGCAAACCTGGCTGATGCGCGTAGGGCTGCAGATATGA
- a CDS encoding MFS transporter: MNNRHFLWLAIALLMFPQIAQTLYSPALGDIGRVFDVGPQAAAQTLSVHFLAFAVGVVVWGRLCDRIGRRPTMLAGLAIFAIATLLGLRVSSFNGLLLAQMLAAFGVAVGSVVTQTVLRDRFKGAELAQVFSLVGIALAASPALGLFSGASLVQAFGYRGVLAALLLLATLLWLWSCYTLVETRPAPTGHVALFKTLGRMLRDAGIWRSALWIASFNVALFSYYSLAPFMFQRLGVDASVFGYSGVILALGSGFGAWLNRRLLTVGFKALQLIRLAAGIALLGGLGVWSLQGSVAFVLPMLLVVLAFGLAIPNILGSALADYADRLGTAGALLGLMYYLLISAGLMLAGWFQALGETLIASSAVALLLTIKPGKAIV; the protein is encoded by the coding sequence ATGAACAACAGACATTTCCTGTGGCTGGCGATTGCGTTGCTGATGTTTCCGCAGATCGCGCAAACCCTGTACAGCCCGGCGCTCGGTGATATCGGGCGGGTATTTGACGTTGGCCCGCAAGCCGCCGCGCAGACGTTGTCGGTGCATTTCCTCGCGTTTGCCGTCGGGGTGGTGGTGTGGGGGCGTTTGTGCGATCGCATCGGTCGACGCCCGACGATGCTCGCGGGCCTGGCAATCTTTGCAATTGCCACGCTTTTAGGCCTGCGGGTCAGCAGTTTCAACGGTTTGTTACTGGCGCAGATGTTGGCGGCCTTCGGTGTGGCGGTGGGGTCGGTGGTCACGCAGACCGTGTTGCGCGACCGCTTCAAAGGCGCCGAACTGGCGCAGGTGTTTTCCCTGGTGGGCATCGCGCTGGCGGCCAGCCCGGCGCTTGGCTTGTTCAGTGGCGCCAGCCTGGTGCAGGCCTTTGGGTATCGCGGTGTGCTCGCCGCGTTGCTGTTGCTGGCCACGTTGTTGTGGTTATGGAGTTGCTACACCTTGGTGGAAACCCGGCCAGCGCCGACTGGCCATGTTGCTCTGTTCAAAACGCTTGGGCGCATGTTGCGTGACGCGGGTATCTGGCGCTCGGCGCTGTGGATCGCCTCATTCAACGTGGCGCTGTTCAGCTATTACAGCCTCGCTCCGTTCATGTTTCAGCGGTTGGGTGTGGACGCCAGTGTGTTCGGTTACAGCGGTGTGATCCTCGCACTGGGCTCAGGTTTTGGAGCATGGCTGAACCGGCGCTTATTGACGGTCGGGTTCAAGGCATTGCAGTTGATTCGCCTCGCGGCTGGCATCGCCTTGCTCGGTGGTCTTGGCGTGTGGTCGCTGCAGGGCAGTGTCGCGTTCGTGCTGCCGATGCTGCTGGTGGTGTTGGCGTTTGGCCTGGCGATCCCGAACATTCTCGGTTCGGCCCTGGCCGATTACGCTGATCGGTTGGGCACCGCCGGGGCGTTGTTGGGCTTGATGTATTACCTGCTGATCAGCGCAGGGCTGATGCTCGCTGGCTGGTTTCAAGCCCTCGGGGAAACCCTGATAGCCAGTAGCGCCGTGGCTTTGCTGCTGACAATAAAGCCAGGCAAAGCAATTGTTTAA
- a CDS encoding AraC family transcriptional regulator, translating to MAWLDAHATFDADRYQAPVIGIASTLGDHDSGLHRHQRGQLLYTRQGCTRITLAQQLCLLPPSRAAWIPPGVSHRAVMQQSVDYRSIYLIPELCAALPQQVCVIEVSPLLRAVLEPMALADFASDWQQGKLSHLLGLCLSEIAEAAQQPMLLPLPQDKRLAPLLKTPERLPPELQVLEQQVGASSRTIGRIFQRETGMSYQQWRQQWRLMRAMELLATGRSLSYCAFESGFASDSAFIAFFKTMTGSTPGHWLK from the coding sequence ATGGCCTGGCTCGATGCCCACGCAACGTTTGACGCAGATCGCTATCAGGCACCGGTGATCGGTATTGCTTCGACCCTGGGCGATCACGACTCCGGTTTGCACCGCCATCAACGCGGGCAACTGCTGTACACGCGACAAGGCTGCACGCGAATTACCCTGGCGCAGCAACTGTGCCTGCTACCGCCGTCGCGGGCGGCGTGGATTCCACCGGGTGTCAGCCATCGCGCAGTGATGCAACAGAGCGTCGACTACCGCTCGATCTATTTGATCCCCGAACTGTGCGCTGCACTGCCGCAGCAGGTCTGCGTGATTGAAGTCAGCCCGTTGTTGCGTGCGGTGCTGGAACCGATGGCGCTGGCGGATTTCGCCAGCGATTGGCAGCAGGGCAAACTCTCCCACCTGCTCGGCCTGTGTCTGAGCGAAATCGCTGAAGCGGCGCAGCAACCGATGCTGCTGCCGTTACCTCAGGACAAGCGCCTGGCACCCCTGTTGAAAACGCCTGAACGTCTGCCTCCGGAGTTGCAAGTGCTGGAGCAGCAGGTCGGCGCCAGCAGCCGCACCATCGGGCGAATCTTCCAGCGCGAAACCGGCATGAGTTATCAGCAATGGCGCCAGCAGTGGCGCTTGATGCGCGCGATGGAATTGCTCGCCACCGGGCGCAGCCTGAGTTACTGCGCGTTCGAATCGGGTTTTGCCAGCGATAGCGCTTTCATCGCCTTCTTCAAAACCATGACCGGCAGTACACCGGGGCACTGGCTCAAGTGA
- a CDS encoding HlyD family secretion protein — MTSMPTLEPVVVKTKPPLLKRVLLPGAGLLALIFAGIYAMHWWGAGRFLEETDDAYIGGDVTVIGPKVAGYIEEVLVSDNQPVKAGDVLIRLDARDYRANLAKAEGAVAAEEALLANLDATEQLQQAVIGQARAGIDAAGAETARSRDDNARYKRLVTTNAVSVESAQRADATFKTAQALSARAQAELLAAQRQLAVIDTQKQQARAALQQARAERDLAQLNLGYTELRAPVDGVIGNRRARVGAYAQAGSQQLSVVPASGLWVDANFKEDQLARMKPGQRVSIRADVLSGQEFHGRLDSLAPATGSQFSVLPPENATGNFTKIVQRVPVRILLDPADGVLGHLRPGLSVTAEVDTRAQPENRAVAVAP, encoded by the coding sequence ATGACTAGCATGCCCACCCTCGAACCTGTTGTGGTAAAGACCAAGCCGCCCCTGCTTAAACGCGTTTTGCTTCCGGGCGCAGGATTGCTCGCGCTGATTTTCGCCGGTATTTACGCCATGCATTGGTGGGGCGCCGGACGTTTTCTCGAAGAAACCGACGATGCCTATATCGGTGGCGACGTCACGGTGATCGGGCCAAAAGTCGCCGGCTATATCGAAGAAGTGTTGGTCAGCGACAATCAGCCGGTGAAGGCCGGCGATGTGCTGATCCGCCTCGACGCCCGCGATTACCGCGCCAATCTCGCCAAGGCTGAAGGCGCTGTGGCGGCCGAAGAAGCCCTGCTGGCCAACCTCGACGCCACCGAGCAACTGCAACAGGCGGTGATCGGCCAGGCCCGTGCCGGCATCGACGCCGCCGGCGCCGAGACCGCTCGCTCGCGGGATGACAACGCACGCTACAAACGTCTGGTGACAACCAATGCCGTGTCGGTGGAAAGCGCCCAGCGCGCCGACGCCACCTTCAAGACCGCGCAAGCCTTGAGTGCCCGTGCGCAGGCTGAACTGCTCGCCGCGCAACGCCAGCTCGCGGTGATCGACACGCAAAAACAACAGGCCCGCGCCGCCCTCCAGCAAGCCCGCGCCGAGCGGGATCTGGCGCAATTGAACCTGGGCTACACCGAATTGCGCGCCCCGGTCGACGGTGTGATCGGCAACCGCCGCGCACGCGTCGGCGCCTACGCCCAGGCCGGTTCACAACAGTTGTCGGTGGTGCCTGCCAGCGGTTTGTGGGTCGATGCCAACTTCAAGGAAGACCAACTGGCGCGGATGAAACCCGGCCAACGCGTGAGCATCCGCGCCGACGTGTTGTCCGGTCAGGAATTCCACGGCCGCCTCGACAGCCTCGCCCCGGCCACCGGTTCGCAGTTCAGCGTGCTGCCGCCAGAAAACGCCACGGGCAACTTCACCAAAATCGTCCAGCGCGTGCCGGTGCGCATCCTTCTCGACCCCGCCGACGGCGTGCTGGGCCATCTGCGTCCAGGCCTGTCGGTGACCGCCGAAGTCGATACCCGCGCCCAGCCTGAAAACCGCGCCGTGGCCGTTGCACCATGA
- a CDS encoding DHA2 family efflux MFS transporter permease subunit: protein MSAALTAPAQPFNAADMATATKVFAFATMCIGMFIALLDIQIVSASLRDIGGGLSAGTDETAWVQTSYLIAEIIVIPLSGWLSRVFSTRWLFCASAVGFTVASLLCGVAWNIQSMIAFRALQGFLGGSMIPLVFTTAFFFFTGKQRVIAAATIGAVASLAPTLGPVIGGWITDISSWHWLFYINLVPGIFVAVAVPMLVKIDQPELSLLKGADYLSMVFLALFLGCLEYTLEEGPRWNWFSDQTILTTAWISGLAGLAFIGRTLHVANPIVDLRALKDRNFALGCFFSFVTGIGLFATIYLTPLFLGRVRGYSALDIGLAVFSTGVFQIMAIPLYAFLANRMDLRWIMMIGLGLFAVSMWEFSPITHDWGAGQLMLPQALRGIAQQLAVPPAVTLTLGGLAPARLKHASGLFNLMRNLGGAIGIAACATILNDRTNLHFTRLAEHLNSSNEAMNQWLSQVGGNLAALGQSGDVGVTASLRQLWLLTYREAQTQTYGDTFLMIMLCFIIATAMVPLMRKVQPPAAPSADAH, encoded by the coding sequence ATGAGCGCCGCCCTCACCGCCCCGGCGCAACCGTTCAACGCGGCGGACATGGCCACCGCGACCAAGGTGTTCGCCTTCGCGACGATGTGCATCGGCATGTTCATCGCGCTGCTGGACATCCAGATCGTCTCGGCTTCGTTGCGCGATATCGGCGGTGGACTGTCCGCCGGCACCGACGAAACCGCATGGGTGCAGACCAGTTACCTGATTGCCGAAATCATCGTGATTCCGCTGTCGGGCTGGCTGTCGCGGGTGTTCTCCACGCGCTGGCTGTTCTGCGCGTCGGCCGTCGGTTTCACCGTCGCCAGCCTGTTGTGCGGCGTGGCCTGGAACATCCAGAGCATGATCGCTTTTCGCGCGCTGCAAGGGTTTCTCGGCGGCTCGATGATTCCGCTGGTGTTCACCACCGCGTTCTTTTTCTTCACCGGCAAACAACGGGTGATCGCCGCCGCGACCATTGGCGCGGTCGCCTCGCTGGCACCGACACTGGGCCCGGTGATCGGTGGCTGGATCACCGATATTTCCTCGTGGCACTGGCTGTTCTACATCAATCTGGTGCCGGGGATTTTCGTTGCCGTGGCGGTGCCGATGCTAGTGAAAATCGACCAGCCGGAATTGTCCCTGCTCAAGGGTGCGGACTATTTGAGCATGGTGTTTCTCGCACTGTTTCTCGGCTGCCTGGAATACACCCTCGAAGAAGGCCCGCGCTGGAACTGGTTCAGCGACCAGACCATCCTGACCACTGCGTGGATCAGCGGCCTCGCCGGACTGGCCTTCATCGGCCGCACCTTGCACGTGGCCAATCCTATAGTCGATTTGCGCGCCCTGAAGGATCGCAACTTCGCCCTCGGCTGCTTCTTTTCCTTCGTCACCGGCATCGGCCTGTTCGCGACGATCTACCTCACGCCGCTGTTTCTCGGCCGGGTGCGCGGCTACAGCGCGCTGGACATTGGCCTGGCGGTATTCTCCACGGGCGTGTTCCAGATCATGGCGATTCCGCTGTATGCCTTTCTGGCCAATCGCATGGACCTGCGCTGGATCATGATGATCGGTCTGGGCCTGTTCGCGGTGTCGATGTGGGAATTCAGCCCGATCACTCACGACTGGGGCGCGGGGCAATTGATGTTGCCGCAGGCGTTACGCGGGATCGCCCAGCAACTGGCAGTGCCGCCAGCAGTGACATTGACCTTGGGCGGGTTGGCGCCGGCGCGGCTCAAGCATGCGTCGGGCCTGTTCAACCTGATGCGTAATCTGGGGGGCGCGATTGGCATCGCTGCATGCGCGACCATTCTCAATGACCGCACCAACCTGCATTTCACGCGGTTGGCCGAGCACCTGAACAGCAGCAATGAGGCGATGAATCAGTGGCTGTCCCAGGTCGGCGGCAACCTCGCCGCGCTAGGCCAGAGTGGCGACGTCGGGGTCACCGCCAGCTTGCGCCAATTGTGGCTGCTGACCTACCGCGAGGCGCAGACGCAAACCTACGGCGACACCTTCCTGATGATCATGCTGTGCTTCATCATCGCCACGGCGATGGTGCCCTTGATGCGCAAGGTGCAACCACCGGCCGC